A segment of the Paracoccus suum genome:
CATGCTCGCCGCAAACCGAAACGGTGATGCCGGGGCGCCGCTCGCGCGCGCGTTCGGCCCCCAGCAGGATCAATTCGCCGACGCCGTCCTGATCGAGGATGTGGAACGGGTCCTCGGGCCAGACGCCTTCGCGCAGATAAGTCCCCATGAATCTGCCCGCGTCGTCCCGCGACAGGCCATAGGTCATCTGCGTCAGATCGTTCGTGCCAAAGCTAATGAAACTTGCGTGCTCGGCTATGTCGCCGGCGCGAAGGGCAGCGCGCGGCGTTTCGACCATGACCCCTAGGCGGTAGTCAAAGCCAGTGCGCCGCGCATTGCGGACCGCTGCGGCCACGGCGTCGATACGGGTCTTGACGATCTCGACCTCGCGCATGGCGCTGACTACCGGGATCATGATCTCGGGCACGACCTGCGCGCCATTGGCCGCGCTTTCGATAGTTGCCTCGAAGATCGCGCGGGCCTGCATCTCGTAGATTTCCGGAATGGCGAGGCCCAACCGGACACCGCGCATGCCCAGCATGGGATTTGCCTCTGCTACAGCCTCGACGCGGCGCACGACGTCCGACAGGGGTATTGCCAGCGTCTCGGCCAACTCGCGCATCCCCTCTCGGTCCTGGGGCAGAAATTCGTGCAGGGGCGGGTCAAAGAGGCGGATGCAGACCGGAAAGCCGGCCATGATGTCGAACAAGGCGACAAAATCCTCGCGCTGCATCGGCAGCAGGCGGTCCAGCGCCAGCCGCCGGTCGGCGGATTTGTCGGCGAAAATCATCTCCTGCATCGCGGGCAGGCGGCGCTCGTCAAAGAACATGTGTTCGGTGCGGCAAAGCCCGATGCCCTGGGCGCCAAAGGTGCGGGCCATGCGCGCATCCTCGGGCGTGTCGGCGTTGGCGCGCACGACCATGTCGCAGGCGGCGTCGGCCCATCCCAGCAGGGTGCGGAAATCATCGTCGATGGCCGGGTCGAGCATGTCGGCCGCACCCGCCAGCACCTCGCCGGAGGTGCCATCGATGGTGATCTCCTCACCCTCGCGAAAGCTTCGCCCCGAGGCAGTCATGATTCCCGCGCGGGCGTCGATCACCAGATCGCTCGCCCCGACGATGCAGGGCAGGCCGAAGCCGCGCGCGATGACCGCGGCGTGCGAGGACATGCCGCCACGCTCGGTCAGCACACCCACGGCGGCATGCATGCCACGCACGTCTTCCGGCACCGTTTCGCGCCGCACAAGGATCGCGGCCTCGCCCCGGGCCTGCGCGTCCTGCGCCCGGGCCGAGCTGAAGACGATGCTGCCAGTCGCGGCCCCGGGTGAGGCGGCGATGCCGCGCAGGATCAGATCGCGCGGCGCGCGCGGGTCGATCTGGCGGTGCAGCAAGTCGCTGAGGGCGCGGGGCTGCACCCGCATCACCGCCTCCTCTGGCGGGATGATGCCGTCGCGGCCCAGCGCGACCGCGATCTTGACCGCCGCGCGGGCGCTGCGGTTGACGCGGACTGCGTCAATGATGCTGAGGGCGCCGTTGCTGAGCGCGAACTCGACCTTCATCTCCTCGCGGAGCCGGGCGCGGGCGGCGGCGCCACAGCGGATCAGCTCGGTCAGGATCTCGGGCGCCTCGTCCTGCAGCGACGGGCCGCGGGGGTCCTTGGTCAGATAGATTTCGCGCGCGCCCTCGCCGCGGGTGCGCCCCTGGGTCTGGTGGTTGAACCGCCCCGCCAGCCGCGGCGCGCCGGTCACCGGATCGACGAAATCGATCCAGCCCGAGCCGCTGAGGCCCGGTCCCAGTGCCAGCGCCATCTCTTGCACGACCAGCCCCAGCGGCGCGTCCGCGGGCGCGCCCTTGGCCTGGCGCAGCAGCCGGGCGGAGGGACCGTCCCAGGCGCGCGCCATGGACCGAAGCACCTCGCCCAGTTGCTGGGCGGGGTCTTGGGGGAAATGCTCGTCAGTCTCGTCGCGATAGGCGGCCAGCGCGCCTTCCAGCGTCGCGGCCCCTTGCTGGGTGAAGGTGTCGGGATCGAGGCGGGCGACATTGACCGCATAGGACTGGACGAAGGCCAGGTACATCGCGTCTGCCGCGACCTTGCCCAGCCGCTCGGCCAGGATAGCGTGGCAGCGATCGTTGATTCCGACGTTCAGCACAGTGTCGGGACCGCCCCAGTCGGGGTTCAGCGCAGAGGGGCGCACCCCTAGCAGGCCGTCCGCTGAGCCGATCACCGCGGCCAGCGCCTCGCGCGAGGGCAGGTGTCCGGCGGCGATCAGGCGCACCGCCTCGACCGGAATGGCGAAGGTGGCGGGGACGGGCAGTTCCATCCGGATCAGGCGCTGCAGGCATTTCGCGCGCCATCCGTGACGCTCGCGGTCGATGCGGGCAGTCGGGGTGATGCGGACAAAGGCGCTGGGATCGATCTGTGCGGTCATGGCCGCGAACCTTAGGCCAGCGCGCGCGTGCTGCAACTGCGAAATGCGGCGCCGGGCTTGCGCTGCTGCGGCCTTTTGGCAATGACCGTAACAACAACGCTCCGCCGCTCTGCCCCTGCACCAAAGGTCCAACATGGTTCCCGACCGCATCCACCTGCGCGAGCATGTGATCGAAGCCGAGATCGGCGCCTTCGCGTCCGAGCGTGACCGTCGCCAGCGCCTGCGCTTTGCGCTGACCGCGACGCTGGCCAGGCCGGGGACCGGGGCCAGCGACAATGTCGATAGCATCCTCAGTTACGATGTACTGGTCGGCGCCATTGCGGATGCGCTGGGCGCCAAGCGGTTCGACCTGCTCGAGGCGCTGGCCGAGGACATCGCCGCCCGAATCCTGGCACATCCGCAGGCGGCAGAAGTGCAGGTCTGCGTTGAGAAACTGGACCGCGTGCCCGGGGCGCTGGGCATCACCATCACGCGTGCGCGGGGCGATGCGGCGGTGCGGTCCGTGTCGGCCGTGAAGATTCCGGTGCTCTCGGCACGCGACAGCCGCCCATCGGGCGCCGCGGTCATTGTCCCCGATGCCCCGGGCCTGCCGATGCCGCAGGGGGGCGATCCCGTGCAGATGGCGCTGCTGGCCCTCGATCAGGCGGCTTGGGCGCTGGCCGCGCAGCTGGGACTGGAAATCGCGGCAACCCGGACCGAGATCCAGGCCGCCGCAAGCGAGGGCCGCGCCGTGGTCTGGGCGCCGGTGCGCATGGTGCGCGAAGCGCAGGACCTTCCCCCAGCCGACCGCGACCGCCCCGAGGCGCTGGCGCGCTGGCTGGCCGCCCGGCTGAGAGACGGGGGATCGGCCACCTGAGCCGAAAATAAGAACGTCCCGCCACGCGTGCCGCAGTGCAGCGGACGCTCGCGGGCTGCGTTGTCATCACGGGAACGCCTGTCCCGACTGGCGCAACCGGCCGAAACGCTCGTTCCCATCCTGCGACCGCGCGCGCCAAATGTGACTCTTGCGTCACGGCAGCGCAGGCGCCAACTGCCTGCCAAATCCGCGCCCGAAGGAAGTCCCATGCCAGAGTTTCTCGCAGGTTTCACCGTTCCGCAGCTCGCCGTGGGCCTCGGCCTCGTTATCGGGCTGGCCTTTGGTGCCCTGGCCGAGCGCAGTGCCTTTTGCTTTCGCCGCGCGCTGGTCGGCAGCGATCGGCGCGAGGCGATGGGCGTGTGGATGACCGCCTTGGCCGTTGCCATTCTCGGTACGGAAGCGGCCGTGATGGCCGGGCTGATCACCTTTGACGGCCATCGCCTGCTGGCCCCCGACCTGCCGATCGCGGCGGTGATTTTGGGGGGCTTGCTGTTCGGCGCCGGCATGGTGCTATCGCGCGGCTGCATCTCACGCCTGACGATCCTTGGCGGCAGCGGCAACCTGCGCGCACTGACGACGATCCTGGTGGTCGCGGTGATCGCCCATGCGACGCTGAAGGGAATTCTCGCGCCGCTGCGTACCGCCATCGGCTCGGTGACAGTGCCGCTGGGCGCACGGGCCAGCCTCGCCTCCCTGCCGGGCGGGCCGCTGCTCTGGACGCTGGTGCTTGCCGCGCTGGCCATCCTGATCGCGCTGCGCTCGGGCGGGCGGCCGCGCCTGCTGGTGCTCGGCGCGCTGATCGGGTTGCTTGTCCCCGCCGCCTGGATCGGCACCGGCTGGCTCCTGGCTGACGAGTTCGATCCGATCACCATGGAGGCACTATCCTTCACCGGCCCCGGCGCCGAGGCCCTGTTCTGGGTCATCGCCGCGACTTCGATCCCTGCCGGTTTCGGTACAGGGCTGGTGGGGGGCGTCCTGCTGGGTAGCCTCGTCACGTCATTGCTGGCCGGCAGCTTTCGGACCGTCAGCTTTTCCTCGCCGCGCGAAACCAGGCGTTACATGGCCGGCGCGGCGCTGATGAGTTTTGGCGGCGTGCTGGCGGGCGGCTGCACCTTGGGTGCGGGCCTCTCGGGCATCCCGACCCTGTCTGTTGCGGCGATTCTGGCGTTGGTCGCCATTGCGGTCGGCGCCAAGGCGACCCATGCGCTGGTCGATGGCCAGACGGCGGACCTGCACGGCGCCCCTATCCGCGCCTGAACGCGACACCCACAAAAGCAACCGGGCGGCCGCATCAGCGCGCCGCCCGATTTTGTTGTCAGACCGCTTTTTTCAGCGCCTCGGTCAGGTCCGTACGCTCCCAACTGAAGCCGCCATCGGCCTCGGGGGCGCGGCCGAAGTGGCCATAGGCGGCTGTGCGGCGGTAGATTGGCCGGTTGAGTTGCAAAGTGTTGCGGATGCCGCGCGGGGTCAGGTCCATGACCTCGGCGATGGCCCGCTCGATCTCGGCCTCCGGGACCGCGCCCGTTCCGAAGGTGTCGGCATAGATCGACAGCGGCCGGGCAACGCCGATGGCGTAGCTGAGCTGGATCACGCAGCGCCGGGCGAGACCGGCGGCGACGACGTTCTTGGCCAGGTAGCGCGCCGCATAGGCGGCACTGCGGTCCACCTTGGTCGGATCCTTCCCGCTGAAGGCGCCGCCGCCATGCGGGGCAGCGCCGCCATAGGTATCGACGATGATCTTTCGTCCGGTCAGGCCGGCGTCACCGTCCGGCCCGCCAATGACAAAGGTGCCGGTCGGGTTGATGTGCCATTCGGTCGCCTCGGTCAGCCAGCTTTCGGGCAGAACTTCGCGGACATAGGGCTCGACGATGGCGCGAATGTCGGCGCTGGTCTGGGCCGGGTCCTTGTGCTGGTGGCTGACGACGATCTGCGAGACCTCGACCGGGCGGCCGTCCTCATAGCGCAGGGAGAGTTGCGACTTGGCGTCGGGACCCAGGCTCGGTTCGGCCCCGCTGCGGCGTGCCTCGGCGAGGCGGCGCAGGATGGCGTGGGAATAGAGGATCGGCGCGGGCATAAGCTCGGGCGTCTCATCGATGGCATAGCCGAACATGATGCCCTGGTCACCCGCGCCGTCACGGTCCACGCCCTGAGCAATGTGCGCCGACTGTTCATGCAGAAAGTTCAGCACTTTGCAGCTGTTCCAGTGGAACCGCTCCTGCTCGTATCCGATGTCTCGGATCACCCCGCGGGCGATTTCCGGGATATGATCGTTGAACTTGCTGAGGCGTCCGGGATCGCTGAGGCCGATCTCGCCGCCGACCACCACCAGGTCCGAGGTTGCAAAGGTCTCGCAGGCGACTCGGGCGCCTTCCTCTTCGGCCAGCAGCGCATCAAGGACCGCGTCCGAGATCTGGTCGCACAACTTGTCCGGATGCCCCTCGGAGACCGATTCCGAGGTGAACACGTAATTCTGTCTGGCCATGAGATGCTCCATTAGATGACCCCGTCACGCCAGGAAGCCGTTGTGACGGTCGGCAAGACTTAGGGGTCAGCGCGGCGGGCGTCAATGCGGCGCAATGGGCGCCGCGACGCTGTGATTGCCGCAGCCAGGACGATCAGCGCGAAAAGGACCGCGGGCAGGTTTCCCCAGGCCAGCCACAAGGTCGGCGGCAGCGGCGCCGGCAGGCGCGCGTCTATCCGCCCCTGCTCTCCCAGATCAAGCCGCGCGGTCAGCCGTCCCATCGGGTCGATGGCCGCGCTGACCCCGGTATTGGCCGCGCGCATGACCGGCAGGCCGGTCTCGATAGCGCGCAGGCGGGCCTGCGCCAGATGCTGCCATGGCCCCGAGAACTTGCCGAACCAGGCGTCGTTGGTGACCTGCAGCAGCCATTGCGGGCGCTGCGGCACCTCGCGCAGGTGCTGGGGAAAGACTGCCTCGTAGCAGATCAGCGGCTGGAACGGTGGCAGCCCGGGGATATGCATCACCTGCGGACCCGGACCGGGCGTGTAGCCAAAGCCCGCCTGCGCCGCGAAAGCGCGGATACCGAACCGGGCGAGGGCATCGCCGCCGGGGATATATTCGCCGAACGGGACCAGGTGGAACTTGTCATATGCCGCGCCGACCGTGCCCTGCGGCGTGATCTCGACGAGGCTGTTGAACCAGCGCGGCCCCTCGGCCCGCTGGATGCCCGTCAGCAGCGGCGCGCCGCCGGCCGCCTCGGCCATCTGGGGCAGCGCGGGGCCGGCGTCGTTGAGCAGAAAGCTGACCGCGGTTTCGGGCCAGATGACGGCATCGGGGCGGCGCCCCTCGGACGTAGGGCCTTGGGACAGGGTGATGAGGCGGCGATAGAATTCGGCCGCCCAGTCGGCGTCCCACTTCAGCGCCTGATCGGCATCGGGCTGGACCAGCCGGATCGTCAGGCCGGTGTCGGCGGCGGACGCGCGATGCAGCCGTGCCTCGCCCGCGATCCAGGCAAGGGCAAAGAGGGCCAGCGCCAGCGTGATGCCGAGCCAACCCTGGCGGCGGGTGCGCAGCGCGAAGGGTAGCGTGGCCAGTGTCAGGGTCAGGGCCGTCAGTCCGAGCTGGCCGCCTATGGCGGCGAGTTGCGCAACCGGGCTGCCGAGCCAGGCCTGTCCCGGCTGTGCCCATGGAAAACCGGTGAATATAAAGCCGCGCAGCCATTCGGACAGCAGCACAGTGGCCGCCATCGCCGCGGCGCGAGGGAGCGGGCGGGGTCCGGGAACCAGACGGGCGGCGAGCCACAGGGGAGCAGCCCAGAACAACCCGCCGCCGAGGGCCATCAGGACCAGTGCGAACGGCGCCATCCAGCCGGTCACCTGCGGCTCGACCAGGAAGGGGTCCACGATCCACGACAGCGCCGCGCCGAAATACCCGGCGCCGAGCAACAGGCCAAATATGCCCGCAGCGCGCGCGGTCGGAGCCTGCGCAGCAATCGCCAGGCCGAGCGCGAGCGCAATCGGCGTCGCGGGCCAGAAACTGAACGGCGCAAAGCCGAGCGAGGCCACCGCACCGATGGCGACCGGTGCAGCCACGGCGAGCGCGCGTTGACGTCGGCTCATCATGCGGTGCGGGGCTGGGGGTCACCAACCCCCGGGCGGGAAGCGCGTTTTGCGAAGGAAGCCGAGGTCAGAGTGCGCGCCGGCGGCAGATTTCGTCCGGCGCGCATCAGGCAGGGCTCAGGCGTCGCGCTCGGCGGCGGGGGCGGGCGCGGCGTCGGCCGCGGGCACGGCTTCGAGGGTTTTGGCGCGGGGTTTGCGAGTCCGGGCGGGTTTGGCCGCGGCCGGCTCGGCCGCTGTCGCGACCGAAGTTCCTTCCGGAGGCGCGTCGGCTGCCGTTGCCTTGGGCTTGCGCGTGCGCTTCGGCTTGGCCGGAGCCTCCGCTGCCGCAGCAGCATTTGCCTCGGGCGCGGCCTCGGCGGCAGCTTTGGGCTTGCGCGTCCGGGTTCGCTTGACCGGGGTCGCAACCTCGGCGGCGACCGGGGCGACGGTCTGCGGATCGGGGTCAAGGACGACCTCGACGCTCGGCGCGGTCTCGTCGAGGACCGGCTCGCTGACCGGCTCGACGGTGGTTTCCGGCAGAGCCACGGTTTCCAGCGACGGCGCAGCGTCAGGCAAGGCGGCCTCGGGCGCGGCCAGCGCCTCGGGGATCACAGCCTCCGGGACGGCCGACTCGCCGCCAGCAGCCTCGGGGACGGCGGCTTCAGTCACGGCCTCCCGGGCACGATCTTCCCCGCGATTGCGGCCCCGGCCGCGGCGCGAGCGGCCCCGTTTTTCATCGCGGCGCTCTTCACGCGGCTCGCGCTCGACCTTGGGGTTTGGTTCGACCGCGGCTTCGGCCGAGCCGGTGTCGGGCGCGGGCGAGGTGCGAAAGCTGCGGGTCATGAAATCGGGCACGTGATCGCCCAGTCCGACGATACCGTTGCGGCGGTCGTCCCCGTTGCGGCGGTCGTCGCGACGTCCGTTGCGATCATCGCGGTCGCGGCGAGGTTCGTCACGACGCTCGTCGCGGCGTTCGCCATGATGCTGGGACCGGGGCTCGTCGCGACGCTCGCTGCGGTGGTCGTCCCGGCGCTCGCTGCGCGCCTCGGACCGCGGCTCACGGCGGTCGCCTTGGCGGCCATTCTGGCGCTCGCCCCCGCGTGGCTCGGATTTTGCGGCGGCCGCGACGTCGGTATGAGCAACAGCCGGGGCAACTCCGTTCGCGACCGGCGCCGGCTCGACCGCGGCGAGCGTGACGGCGGGAACCTCCAGCGGCTGGGTGCCGGCCGAACGTTCGATCAACTCGTCCTTGCCGCGTGGTCCGCGGCCGCGGTCGGCAGGTTTGCGACCCGATCGGCTGGAGCGGTCCTCGCGCGGCGCGCGGGGTGCCTCGCGCGAGGCATCGCTGATCGCAAAGCCCTCGGGAACCTGCACGCGGGGCAGCGTCGATTTCACCAGGTTTTCGATCGCGGCCAGATACTTGTCGTCTGACGGAACGGCCAGCGAAATCGCGGTGCCCTGACGGCCGGCGCGGCCGGTGCGGCCGATGCGGTGGACGTAGTCCTCGGCATGGCTCGGCAGGTCGAAGTTGAAAACATGGCTGACGGCCGGGATATCCAGGCCGCGCGCGGCGACATCCGATGCGACCAGGAAGCGCAGCGTGCCTTCACGAAAGCCATCGAGCGTGCGCATGCGCTGCGCCTGTTCGAGATCGCCATGGATCGGGGCGGCGTCAAAGCCATGCGCTTTCAGCGACTTGGCGACGATGTCGACCTCGGTCTTGCGGTTGCAGAAAATGATCGCGTTTTTCAGCGCCTCGCCTTCGGCATTGATTACGGCGCGCAGCAACTCGCGCTTTTGCTTGGCCGACTGATCCTTGCGGGTGGGCGTGATCTCGATCAGCTTCTGGGTGATCGTCTCGGAGGCGGTGGCCTGGCGCGCGACCTCGATCCGCTCGGGAGCGTGCAGGAAGGTGTCGGTGATGCGCTCGATCTCTGGCGCCATTGTGGCGCTGAAGAACAGCGTCTGGCGGGTGAACGGCGTCAGCTGGAAGATGCGCTCGATGTCGGGGATGAAGCCCATGTCGAGCATGCGGTCGGCCTCGTCCACGACCATGATCTGGACGCCCTGCAGCAGCAGGTTTCCGCGTTCGAAATGGTCCAGCAGGCGCCCGGGGGTGGCGATCAGAACGTCGACGCCGCGGTTGATCAGCATCTCCTGATCGCGCATCGAGACACCGCCGATCAGCAGCGCCTTGGTCAGGCGGGTGTGCTTGGCATAGATGTCAAAGTTCTCGGCCACCTGCGCGGCCAGCTCGCGCGTGGGACACAGCACCAAGCTGCGCGGCATCCGCGCGCGCGCGCGGCCGCGGCCGAGCAGGGTGATCATCGGCAGCGTAAAGCTGGCGGTCTTGCCGGTGCCGGTCTGCGCGATCCCGAGCACGTCCCGTCCTTCCAGCGCCGGCGGGATGGCGCCCGCCTGGATCGGCGTTGGTGTGGTATAGCCGGCCTCGGTGATGGCCTGCAGAACCTTGGGGTCGAGCTTCAGGTCGGAAAATTGGGTCATTCAAGGGCTTTCGATCGGTCAGGAGGCGTCCGTGGCGACCGTGCCGCGGCAATGCCGCGAGGCCACCTGTCGGGACGCTTGATCCGCACGTCCCTTGGCTGTCCGCCGGATGCGGACGCACGGCCATTAGGCGAAATGGCGCCCCGCGTCAATCCGACTCGGGTTGTCGGGGCATGGGTCAGGCCGAGGCGGCTGCTGCTAAGGGCCGGGAATTGAGGCTGTCTCCATGGGCTGCAACGCGTCGGCACGCCTCTGCCAGGCGATCATCAGGCACTGTCAGCGACAGCCGGACAAAGCCCGCAGCCTGCGCGCCAAAGGCGTTACCAGGCATGACCGCGACCGACTGCGCATCCAGCAGCGTTTCGGCAAAGCCGAGGCCGTCAAGGCCGGTGCCGCGCACGTCGAGCATCAGGAACATGCCCGCCTGCGGCAGCATCGCCTTCAGCCCCGGCGCTGCGGCCAGAATATCCGCCGCCAGTGTCGCCCGGCGGAGGTAATCGCCGCGCAGCGCCGCTGCGGTCGGCGAGGGTTGGCGCAGAGCATGCGTGGTCGCGTCGGCGATGAAGGGCTGGTTGCCAAAAAACATCATCTCGACCAGCGGCTGCACGCGCGTGCAGAAGGCCGCCGGCCCGGCGATCCAGCCGCTGCGAAAGCCTGGCACCGCCTCGCTTTTCGAGATCGAGCTGACGACGACGGTCCGCTCGGCATGTTCCGCCATGTCGAAGGGAGAGGCGAAAGCGGACTCGGCGTCAAAGATGAGCGCTTCATAGACCTCGTCGCTGACGATCCACAGATCGTAACGGGCGCAGACTTCGGCGACCGCTGCGACCTCTGCCGCGGTCAGAACGGTGCCAGTCGGGTTGTGGGGGTTGTTCAGCAGCAGGACGCGTGTCGCCGGCGTGATCGCCGCCTCGAGCGCGGCGGGCGTCAGGCGAAAGCCGTCCTCGGCCAACATCGGGACCGGGCGCAAGCTGGCGCCGGAGGCCGCAATCACCCCCTCATAGGTGGCGTAATAGGGATCGGGCAGGGCGACCTCGGTCCCCGGTCCGGCCAGCGCGGCAATAGTCGAAAAGAGGGCGGCCTGGGTGCCCGGCACGGCAAGGATATTGTCGCGGGCGACCACCCGGCCGCTGCGAGCGGTGTATTTCTCGGCCAGCGCGTCGCGAAGTGCCGGTTCCCCGCGGCCATCGGAATAGCGGATGCGGCCGGCGGCCAGCGCGTCGGTCAGTGCACCGAGGATCGACGGGTCGGGGGCGCGATCCGGCTCGCCTATGGTCAACTCGATGATCTCGCGCCCAGCGGCGGCCAGCGCGCGGGCGCGGAAATGGACCGCCCATTTTTCGGCGCCAAGGCCCTGCAGGCGGTTCACGGTATCGGAAAAGGGTAGCATGGCGCGAATCCTGTCAGGTGTGGTCGGTGCAGAGCCGGTCGTACGGACAAGCTGGGGTCAGTCGAATGGTGCATGTCGCGGGCGGCCCAGCCGTAGCCGGGGAGGGGAGGCAATGTAAACGCGGAGCGCGTTCGGCAGGCGTGCGCCCCTCCGGACCCCGTTAGCGCAACCGGCGTTGCCGCTGGGGGGCGAGCCGGGTAGGCAGGCGCCAACGTCCGCACGAGAGGTTCTGCCATGAAAATGACCGATGAAGTCCGACGCATTCTCAGCAATTACGAGGGCGACAACCCCGGTGTGAAAGGCAACCTCGCCCGCATGCTGATGCAAGGCAAGCTTGGCGGCACCGGCAAGATGGTCATCCTGCCGGTCGACCAGGGGTTCGAGCACGGCCCGGCGCGCAGCTTTGCCAAGAACCCGCTCGGCTATGACCCCCACTACCATTACCAGCTGGCGATCGACGCGGGGCTGAACGCCTATGCGGCCCCGCTGGGGATGCTCGAAGCGGGGGCCGATACCTTTGCCGGCCAGATCCCGACAATCCTAAAGTGCAACAGCGCCAACAGCCTGATGAGCGACACCGCCGGCAAGAACCAGGCGGTGACCGGCACGGTCGACGACGCCCTGCGCCTCGGCTGCGCGGCCATCGGCTTTACCATCTACCCGGGCAGCGACATGGCCCTCGACATGTTCGAGGAGATCAGCCAGATGCGCGCCGAGGCTGCCGCGGTCGGCATCCCGACCGTGATCTGGTCCTACCCGCGCGGTGAGGCGATCAGCAAGGACGGCGAGACCGCGATCGACATCGCGGCCTATGCCGCGCAGATCGCGGCGCTGCTGGGCGCGCATATCATCAAGATCAAGCTGTCGACAGACGTTCTGGAGAACAAGGACGCCAAGAAGGTCTATCAGGAGCAGGGGATCGACATTTCGACCCAGGCGGCA
Coding sequences within it:
- a CDS encoding pyridoxal phosphate-dependent aminotransferase, with the translated sequence MLPFSDTVNRLQGLGAEKWAVHFRARALAAAGREIIELTIGEPDRAPDPSILGALTDALAAGRIRYSDGRGEPALRDALAEKYTARSGRVVARDNILAVPGTQAALFSTIAALAGPGTEVALPDPYYATYEGVIAASGASLRPVPMLAEDGFRLTPAALEAAITPATRVLLLNNPHNPTGTVLTAAEVAAVAEVCARYDLWIVSDEVYEALIFDAESAFASPFDMAEHAERTVVVSSISKSEAVPGFRSGWIAGPAAFCTRVQPLVEMMFFGNQPFIADATTHALRQPSPTAAALRGDYLRRATLAADILAAAPGLKAMLPQAGMFLMLDVRGTGLDGLGFAETLLDAQSVAVMPGNAFGAQAAGFVRLSLTVPDDRLAEACRRVAAHGDSLNSRPLAAAASA
- a CDS encoding class I fructose-bisphosphate aldolase; the encoded protein is MKMTDEVRRILSNYEGDNPGVKGNLARMLMQGKLGGTGKMVILPVDQGFEHGPARSFAKNPLGYDPHYHYQLAIDAGLNAYAAPLGMLEAGADTFAGQIPTILKCNSANSLMSDTAGKNQAVTGTVDDALRLGCAAIGFTIYPGSDMALDMFEEISQMRAEAAAVGIPTVIWSYPRGEAISKDGETAIDIAAYAAQIAALLGAHIIKIKLSTDVLENKDAKKVYQEQGIDISTQAARVRHCMQAAFGGRRIVVFSGGAAKGEDAVYEDARAIRDGGGNGSIIGRNSFQRSREDALAMLGKLVEIYQGA